The Primulina huaijiensis isolate GDHJ02 chromosome 10, ASM1229523v2, whole genome shotgun sequence region TTCAGGCTGTGTTTGAATCCAATAGTTTCCCCATATAGAAGTTGCAATATTCTTTTAGAAACAAATTTCATTTCATGTGCCTGATCATCGTTTAAATACATCATAATTATTCATTTGCTCTACATTTTCAATCAGAAGTTTCTTATTTTCAGGTATAGCCCATTCCTCATGGCCTGTTATAATCCTGATAACGAGGAATTTCAGAGTGTTTGCCGCGTCATGTCTGGATTTTCAGACGCTTTCTATATAGAGGTATATCCAAGTTAGTATTTGATTGGTATTATATAGGAAGAGAAGTGCTTgtaaagttataaaaaaatactaCATTATCCAAACATAGAATTGCTTATGTCTTCTTCTCAAATGGCACTTAAATATACTTTGCATTATAACCCCATTGCACCCAAAGGTATGTAAGGTGTTGAAGTCCAAATACTTACTCCTGCATGCACCACAATCAGTTCCTGCATGACCACAATCGATTTGCTGGTAGTTCTGTTTGAATTTTGCAGATGAAAGAGTTCTTTTCCGGTGACAGAATCCTATCAAAAAAACCACCATACTATCAAACGTCTGAGGTACCCGACGTTTGGTTTTGTGCTGAAATTGTGTGGCAAATAAGGGGTGCTGACTTCACTCTGTCACCTGTACATCATGCTGCCATTGGTTTAGTCCACCCATCTCGCGGTATATCAGTCAGGTTTCCAAGATTTATTCGATCTATATCTGACAGGAAGGCTGAAGAATGTAGCACAGCTGCAGATATTGCAGACTTGTTCAATCTCCAGACAAGAAAAATGGATGTGAGAATCAAAGAATGAGCACAGATTGTTATTCTTTGGCCACCTTGGTTTTTTGGTTAAGCTGTGTAGTTTAGGTGTGTGTAAATCTAGTAGCTTTTGCTCGGGAATGGGGGTCTTGTCATTTATACGGGGATCTGGCCACAACTCTTggaaaattaaatatgtttcTTTGTTAAGGGGGAAGCCTCAGTAATAaactaaaattttgaatatctatacataaaatttcaaaaacaattTTGAACTCAATTGAAATAAAAGAATACAAAATTAACTTCCATTGTCTCATTTTTCCCTATATTAAATAATGTTCTATTTTTCAATTCGATTACTGCAATTTGGCTAatctataaaaaatattgtatatgtATACAACGCGTGTGTCGGTGTACTAAATATAAATTAACCACAACAGAGTTTCAACAGACGACCATGTCAAATGCCAAGTCTTGAAAATTGTAAGGTACGCAACGGAAAAAGTCTCATCACTTCCAGCAATATATAATAGAACAACTGGAAAGGATTCTGTGATAGTAAGTTTGAAAATGAATCCAACGACTCCAATCTTGATTAATCAACCATCAGAAATCATCATCAATATTCTCTCAAGGCTTCCCATCCGAACCATCCTAAGCTGCAGATGCGTTTGCAAGCGATTATTCGACCTACTCTCTACTCCCGAGTTTGCAGAATCCCATCTTTCTTTATCAACCCATGGCCTACTTATAGGTCAACTTGGTAGGAACCATGATGATACATGCCAAATATTCGAATTTGTAGATGAATTCGAGCTTCAACACCACAATCTTCACTACAATGAGGTAATGAAATTTGACCCCAGAGTGTCTATTGGTTTCTCTGATGGCAAATTACTAATCAGCGGTTCGGTGAATGGTATTCTTTGTCTGTTGGGAGAAGAAAGCAAACTGTATGATGTTCTGTACCTATGCAATCCAATCACACGTGAGCATATTGCTCTTCCCAGGATTGAAGGCACTGTCGAGTATCCTGACATTTCTGAGTACGGGTTTGGAGTTAGCAGGATAAGTGGCCAATACAAAGTGCTTAGGAATGTCCGCAGGCGTTCGCAAGATCGCCAGGCAGCGCCAGACTCTACCACTCAGAAATACGAGTGTTTGGTATATACAGTTGGAACAAGGTCGTGGAGAAAGATTCAACCAGGCAAGCCATTTGGACATTTTCACTCTTCATTTAGCTTGTTCTTGAATGGAAATCTTCATGGGTTCAGAAACAGTGAAAACTACTCCAACATGTTAATTTCTTGTTTCGATCTTGAAACTGAATCTTTTAAGCCCTTTCCTCCACCTCCACCGCCACTAGATTCACCAGGTTTTGGCACCTTGGGAATTCTCGATGATTGCTTGTGTTACATAGATAATAGCTCACAAGATGTAGATATTCTTGTTATATGGATGATGAAAGAGTATGGGGTGAAGGAATCTTGGACTAAGCAACTTGTTATTGAAGCAGGAGGCTTTGTTGgtttattttacgagtcgattTATCCTGTCAAAGTGTTTAAAGATGGTGACATCTTGTTTAATTATCAAAATGTCGAGCTGTTCTATTTCAGCAAAAAGACCAAAACTTGTGAAGAGCTTGATTTTGTTAATCAGGATGAGCGTGGCAGGATCGAAGCCATACCTCACAACTCGAGCTTTCTGTCACTCAAGAGTTTCGACGGTGAAAACGTAGAACTGTTCTCGTAAGCACATGAGTTCATGTAATGTGCTTATGACAATGTAATACAAGTATGAATTGTTAATTTCTGGAATGTGTATTTTGTAATGTAAGCTCATGAAAATTGCCTAAAAAAGGTTTGATACCTTGGGAATTTATATGGGTGATGAAGGAATATGGATCAAAGCTTTTAAAGACGGCGACATCTTGCATAATGGATGTTGTCCTGCTTAAGCATAAACCCTCATAATTTTGTTTTCGAACTTTATCCAAAAGATTTCATACCGATGGAGATATCATTTCATCTTATTAAGACATTGTCTTATCTTTGTATTTATAATGTTTAAGTATTCGAGGATTCCCCTATATGGCTCGATCTCGatcatagctctgataccacttgttgtaCAATAGAAGTCACATATCTTCACAATTGTATGATATTATCCACTTTGGACATAAACCCTTCGTGATTTTGTTTTTGGAGTATATCCAAAAAAACCTTAGGTCAAATAATATATCTTTTCATCTTATTAACTcatgatcttctctttatatttCTAATGTGTGACTTTAGTTGCGTTCGCGCACCAATCAGAATATTAACACCCTCTTCTATTTCAGCAGGAAGACCAAAACTTTATTTGGTTATTCATGAACAAAATGGTTGTATTGAGGCCATAACTCACAGCTCGAGCTTTCTCTCTCTTAAAGAGTTTGGAGGGTGAAAATGTCAACCCGATCACGAATTAATTTATACGGGCTTCGGCCCAATAGACTAATGTATGGGTAAGCCCAATCATTAAAATGAAAGCAAGCCCGAACACAAAAGAAACTCCCGCCAATATCTATTACCGGCTACACCCGGTCTACTCAACATTCGCCGGTAACCACTATAAAAACTACTTAGAGCGCAACCAATACCCAAAAACACTGTCAGGGCTGTTTTCCCTACTGTGCTATTTTCTAAAATCCCGTGCGGTTCCTCTTTCGAAACTTTCTACACTTCGAATTCTTGGTGCTTTTGCTCGTCTCACTTGGCATCATCTTCTGCTGCATGAAGCTTTCGTTCCCGTGCTTCCGTCAAATTCGTATTTGAGCAGCTCGAGCCCTTATGACTAGCGTGGTATCGCCGGTTTTGGTACAATGAGTGCGGTGAACATCACGAACGTGGAGGTGCTGGACAATCCGGCGTCGTTTTTGACCCCCTTCAGCTTCGAGATCTCCTATGAATGTGTCACGGCTCTCAAAGATGGTAATAACACCGCGATTAACTCTTCCTCGCTTTTTTTGTTGCCTCGGCGGGACTGATGATTTATTCGTGAATTTTTTGTCGGTTAGTATTTAGGGTTTAGTTTGTTGTTTTGGTATTGATAGCTAGGATTTCATGGAATTGGTTGTTTCTGGAGCTTTTGGATCAGAAATGCATTACCTTTCTTCTCGTAATTTTGAATGTAAGTGAAAATGGTGTGAACctgtttataatttataaagcAATTGCATTATGAGGGTTGCGCTGGTAAATGTTGTCTTCTAGGGTTTGTTCAAATCAAGTGTTCCTAACGAATTTTAAATCGAATGACAGTTGTGAGGTAATGAATTTATTTAGAGGTCTATCGAGCTTGAATTTTGGGTTGTAGACAGAATGGTGAACATTGAGAGAGTAATAAAGCATGGCTGATGTTCAATGGCAGAGCCAAGATTATTAATCTACCAGGCTAGAATTTTAAACCATGAAAttctttatattttgaaattgagCTACcctaacaaattttaaattaatccaaaattatCACAAACCTAAtacatgaaaaattttaaaaaaaatgggccACCCAAGCTGTATATTGATGTGGTTCGCTGCTGCCCATGTTGGATCCCTGGGTGGTGATATTTCTCTGGGTCCTGCTGATGGAATACTTACCCATAACCTTACCATGAATACTGTTTCATGGTTATCTGGCGggtgaaaaatttattttgctgCCTTTTACGCCTTGGGAAATGAATTGCAAATAGATTCCAGAAGTAAGGATTTCGCTACTCTTGTGCACTTAGATTTTTTGAATGGCAGAAAAGCCAGTTTTCAAGTGAGACAGAGAACTATTGCTGATAAATCTTGGGGAGGGTAAGATAATTTGGTTCTTGTTTTATGCTAGGGAATCAAACTTAAACATTATTTTGCTTGTTTTATGACTTAATCACTTGGTGgacttcatattttttttaatgtagcGTAAtcaccatattttaaattaacgTCTAGGGTGTGGGCTCTATGTGACTCACACCTGTCCAGTTAATATTAATGAGTTGTGATAAGAAAATTGGGTCATAACAGCTGTTATTGGCGCCTGGCGGCTTGTGAATGACTTTAAATTTCTATTTACTGTCGAGCACACTCCCATGTGGCACGTGAATGACACATATGTCCCAATTGGTGGTGATATTGAGCTGCTTGTGCATTTCATAAACTATGTATAATGTATTACACATGCACGCACAAGTATGGAGCGTGAATGACATTTCTCTTAGGATGTGAGTGGAACATTACTGTCAGCTGTGGTTTGATTCTGTATGTGCAGTCGATACTTTCACGCATACCCAGATAATCTGAAGTTGCAGTGGTATCTATAGCAGTCTAGTTCCTGactaaattttgtgatcaatatGTAGATCGACGAAAAAAAATCATGGCACATAAATCTCAACACCTGACAGGGATTTAGGAATTAATGTGTAGATCATGTATTGAACATGGAAAGATCTCTCATCGTGTTTCTTTCTCAATCTGTTTTCATAGTCTATTGGTCGCGGGAAATTTacttctttaaaattttattaccTTATTCATTGCCTTTTGCTCCTTTTCTTGTGTTTTAGTGGTGATTATTAGTTTAGAGAATTGTGtttcattttttcattttttatgttgGAGATGAAAATAATCGACTCTTTTTTTCCtggaaagaaaataataatatttgctTATGGATATAGTAATTGACTATCAGAACAATGAATCCTTCTTCATAAGGTAACATGTGTGGTTTGTTGGTTAACCATATCAGGCTAAAATTTAGTGGATGGCATTGCAGTTGTGATTAATTACCCTATCATAAAAGGAAGGGTTGCTCAAATTTACAAGGGTGTCCCTTCTCTATTCTCCTTTGTTCCGAACTAGGTGGTGAATTTTTTATTGGTAAATCTATGGATAGTTATTCTGGTCTTGGTTTATTGTAATTGTTGTGTTACAATCTGTTCTATTTGTCCAAACATCTTGAAATGATCTGATTAGATTAGTTACATTGAAGACTAAAGCATAACAGAACATTCCTCTAGATTCAAGAACTAAATACTAGTCCATAACAACTTTAATGATTTAAGTGCTTTTAATTCATGTGACAATCATTAATTAGTTCCAAGTGTTTTTTCATGATTATGCTCACTCACAAAGGATTGTGGTACATGCATAGTACAATGACTTCACTCTAACATCgcctttttaattttgttttctttatcCATATAAGATTATTTTCATCTATTCGATTCCCATAAATATAACTACAGTCATGGTTCAACAATGCAATCCTAATCATCAAAATATCCACAACAGATTTGGAATGGAAACTTATTTATGTCGGATCTGCTGAGGATGAAACATATGATCAACTTTTAGAGAGTGTACTTGTCGGCCCAGTCAATGTAGGAAACTATCGATTTGTTTTGCAGGTAAAACCAAGGACTTTAAAGAATAATTTCAAATGTCTGTACTATGCTGTGGCTCACCGGGAtcttgctcttttttttttataccagGCAGATCCCGCAGACCCTTCCAAGATCCGTGAAGAAGACATAATAGGCGTGACAGTGCTTCTCTTAACCTGCTCTTATATGGGTCAAGAATTTGTTCGAGTTGGCTATTACGTCAATAATGATTATGATGATGAGCAGCTGCGAGAAGAGCCTCCCCAAAAAATCATGATTGACAAGGTCCAAAGAAATATACTCACTGACAAACCTAGAGTTACCAAATTTCCCATAAATTTTCACCCTGAAAATGGTGAAACTGGAGAACAAGCCCCTGCACCTGATTCTACTGCTGCTGAAGCAGTAGAA contains the following coding sequences:
- the LOC140985624 gene encoding F-box/kelch-repeat protein At3g06240-like, whose amino-acid sequence is MNPTTPILINQPSEIIINILSRLPIRTILSCRCVCKRLFDLLSTPEFAESHLSLSTHGLLIGQLGRNHDDTCQIFEFVDEFELQHHNLHYNEVMKFDPRVSIGFSDGKLLISGSVNGILCLLGEESKLYDVLYLCNPITREHIALPRIEGTVEYPDISEYGFGVSRISGQYKVLRNVRRRSQDRQAAPDSTTQKYECLVYTVGTRSWRKIQPGKPFGHFHSSFSLFLNGNLHGFRNSENYSNMLISCFDLETESFKPFPPPPPPLDSPGFGTLGILDDCLCYIDNSSQDVDILVIWMMKEYGVKESWTKQLVIEAGGFVGLFYESIYPVKVFKDGDILFNYQNVELFYFSKKTKTCEELDFVNQDERGRIEAIPHNSSFLSLKSFDGENVELFS
- the LOC140985747 gene encoding histone chaperone ASF1B-like; amino-acid sequence: MSAVNITNVEVLDNPASFLTPFSFEISYECVTALKDDLEWKLIYVGSAEDETYDQLLESVLVGPVNVGNYRFVLQADPADPSKIREEDIIGVTVLLLTCSYMGQEFVRVGYYVNNDYDDEQLREEPPQKIMIDKVQRNILTDKPRVTKFPINFHPENGETGEQAPAPDSTAAEAVESEEWKPSSPNHVADEQVHDL